One Coffea eugenioides isolate CCC68of unplaced genomic scaffold, Ceug_1.0 ScVebR1_2039;HRSCAF=2998, whole genome shotgun sequence genomic window carries:
- the LOC113756182 gene encoding uncharacterized protein LOC113756182, whose translation MVEILPEKYGCHVCIFELRKSLELLQEWGDPRKEEFYFYMKSYSPVDNVKAQNYPAILVTAGLNDPRVMYSEAAKYVAKLRDTKTDNNLLLFKCELGAGHFSKSGRFEKLQEDALTYAFFMKALDMVSAAIYLNFYVSPQPESFAITRALQIASASPLFASPLLRSDIPLTFTIFPSQFLAIIPKPVLTILADTAAS comes from the exons ATGGTAGAGATATTACCAGAAAAGTATGGCTGTCATG TTTGTATTTTTGAACTAAGAAAGTCGCTTGAATTGTTGCAGGAATGGGGTGATCCTCGCAAagaagagttttacttttatatGAAGTCATATTCCCCTGTTGATAAT GTGAAGGCACAAAATTATCCTGCAATTCTTGTTACTGCTGGTTTGAATG ATCCGCGGGTTATGTATTCTGAAGCTGCGAAATACGTAGCAAAGTTGAGAGATACAAAAACTGATAATAATCTGCTGTTGTTCAAATGTGAACTTGGTGCAGGGCACTTTTCAAAGTCTGGAAG GTTTGAAAAGCTTCAGGAAGATGCCTTGACATATGCTTTTTTTATGAAAGCTTTAGACATGGTATCTGCAGCCA TCTATTTGAACTTCTATGTTAGTCCACAACCTGAATCCTTTGCCATTACTAGAGCACTTCAAATAGCTAGTGCTTCTCCTTTGTTTGCTTCTCCCCTCTTGCGTTCAGATATTCCTCTCACTTTCACAATCTTTCCAAGCCAGTTTCTGGCTATTATCCCCAAGCCTGTTCTTACCATTTTAGCTGATACTGCAGCATCT